One Chroogloeocystis siderophila 5.2 s.c.1 DNA window includes the following coding sequences:
- a CDS encoding HAS-barrel domain-containing protein, producing the protein MRLPLPQFATGDRAPNHIAEVIETSTTEFLAQCLEPEDLSFPVMPPFGSWVKSVDEESGNQVYAVVYYATTMPIDSIHRARALGLSLQDLREQQPQIFAMLKTEFRAAIVGFERPIEARSQQRFYQYLPPRPPQIHQAVYHCEPETIVAFSEQLDFLRTLLQVNGAPVEALTAAAIREVYHLRKADREWLVKAGRTLSVLLKDDYDRLKVVLSQIHP; encoded by the coding sequence ATGCGCCTTCCCCTACCACAATTTGCCACAGGCGATCGTGCTCCAAATCATATTGCTGAGGTGATTGAAACCTCAACAACCGAATTTTTGGCGCAGTGTCTAGAACCCGAAGACTTAAGCTTTCCTGTAATGCCGCCATTTGGCAGTTGGGTAAAATCTGTTGATGAAGAATCGGGTAATCAAGTCTACGCGGTAGTATATTATGCTACGACGATGCCGATTGACTCGATTCATCGGGCAAGAGCATTAGGCTTATCGTTACAAGACTTACGCGAACAACAACCGCAAATCTTCGCAATGCTCAAGACTGAGTTTAGAGCAGCGATCGTGGGATTTGAGCGACCAATTGAAGCGCGATCGCAACAACGTTTTTATCAGTATTTACCACCACGCCCACCGCAGATCCATCAAGCTGTTTATCATTGCGAACCGGAAACGATTGTTGCTTTCTCTGAACAGTTAGATTTCTTAAGAACTTTGCTACAAGTCAACGGTGCGCCCGTAGAAGCGCTAACAGCTGCGGCGATTCGTGAAGTTTATCATTTACGCAAAGCTGACCGCGAATGGTTAGTCAAGGCGGGGAGAACATTAAGTGTATTACTCAAAGACGACTATGATCGCTTGAAAGTTGTTCTTAGCCAAATTCATCCCTAA
- a CDS encoding alpha/beta fold hydrolase: MLQFQPPGFGQGVVQTSLGLMVYYTPVDTIWASTTFRQDETTPSLVFLHNFGGGASAYEWSKVYPAFANGYRVLAPDLIGWGQSTHPVRNYQIDDYLTTIAEFMQKTCPHRAIAVASSLTAALVIRLAVQQPNLFQSLVLVCPSGFDDFGQGAGRRLPLQLIGTPLLNDLIYTVGAQNEIAVRNFLQQFLFAKPDRVTEEMVAAYLTSAQQPNAKYAALAFLQGELYFDLARYIPQLAVPTAMIWGEAAQFTSLDLGRRLAQLNPQAIREFQAIASTGVLPHLETPEIVIGLLQLYLQTLAA, from the coding sequence ATGCTACAGTTTCAACCTCCAGGCTTTGGTCAAGGAGTTGTACAAACATCATTGGGGTTAATGGTCTACTACACTCCTGTTGATACGATATGGGCATCGACTACATTCCGGCAAGATGAAACGACACCATCTTTAGTGTTTTTACATAACTTTGGTGGCGGGGCTTCTGCTTATGAGTGGTCTAAAGTGTACCCTGCTTTTGCGAACGGCTATCGAGTTTTAGCGCCTGATTTAATCGGTTGGGGTCAATCGACGCATCCTGTGCGCAATTATCAAATCGATGACTATCTGACAACGATTGCCGAATTTATGCAAAAAACTTGCCCTCATCGTGCGATCGCTGTTGCTTCTTCTTTGACCGCAGCATTGGTTATTCGCCTTGCGGTTCAACAACCGAATTTATTTCAATCGCTGGTTCTTGTTTGTCCTTCTGGGTTTGACGATTTTGGACAAGGTGCAGGACGTCGATTACCACTACAACTGATTGGTACACCGCTCTTAAATGATTTAATTTACACTGTCGGCGCACAAAATGAAATTGCCGTCCGCAACTTTCTTCAGCAATTTCTCTTTGCCAAACCCGACCGCGTGACGGAAGAAATGGTAGCCGCTTACTTAACGTCGGCACAACAACCTAATGCCAAATACGCCGCGCTTGCCTTTTTACAAGGAGAGCTTTACTTTGATTTAGCACGGTATATCCCACAGCTAGCCGTACCAACGGCGATGATTTGGGGAGAAGCTGCACAATTTACATCACTCGATCTCGGAAGACGACTTGCACAATTAAACCCGCAGGCGATTCGTGAATTTCAAGCGATCGCATCTACAGGTGTCTTACCGCATTTGGAAACACCTGAAATCGTCATTGGTTTATTACAACTCTATCTTCAGACACTCGCTGCCTAA
- a CDS encoding S-layer homology domain-containing protein, which translates to MSTFKHWQSGTAGLMALGITIGAVAPLVTPAPSFAQASTFADVPANYWATPFIAELASRNIIAGFPDNSFRPEEPVTRAQFAAMVSRAFPRAGQRPAVQFTDVPSNFWGAAAIQQAYTTGFLAGYPGNRFEPNQNIPREQVLVSLANGLNYTATNDANSVLSQFYADANAVSSYARAPIAAATERRIVVNYPNVQFLNPTQTATRADVAAFIYQALASAGQVAAVNSPYVVGQAQQPTAPATVTIPSGTSLPVRYDQAERILVTREETAPLTLTVAQNIITRDGTVLIPAGSQVVGELRPAEGGSQFVARELVLASGRRYSFDATSEVITRTERVRRGANAGRIVRNAALGAAAAAAISAVTGDRAIATEEVLGGAGVGALLGLFLGRDSVDLVAIDPETDLQLTLGSDLVLTPGTTQQQ; encoded by the coding sequence ATGTCTACTTTCAAGCACTGGCAATCGGGAACCGCTGGACTAATGGCTTTGGGGATAACCATTGGTGCCGTTGCTCCGCTTGTAACACCTGCGCCATCGTTTGCGCAAGCGTCTACTTTTGCTGATGTTCCAGCTAACTATTGGGCGACTCCCTTTATTGCAGAGCTCGCAAGCAGAAACATTATTGCTGGGTTTCCTGATAATAGTTTCCGACCAGAAGAGCCAGTGACACGCGCTCAATTTGCGGCGATGGTGAGTCGGGCTTTTCCACGCGCAGGGCAAAGACCCGCAGTACAATTTACCGACGTACCATCAAACTTTTGGGGTGCAGCAGCGATTCAGCAAGCTTACACAACGGGCTTTCTAGCAGGCTATCCTGGCAATCGTTTTGAACCAAATCAAAATATTCCCCGCGAGCAAGTTTTAGTTTCGCTAGCTAACGGTCTTAACTACACTGCAACTAACGACGCTAACAGCGTCTTGAGCCAATTTTATGCCGACGCGAACGCTGTTTCTAGCTATGCTCGCGCTCCGATCGCTGCCGCAACTGAGCGACGGATTGTCGTAAATTATCCGAATGTTCAGTTTCTCAATCCAACACAAACGGCAACACGTGCAGATGTTGCCGCATTCATCTATCAAGCTTTAGCAAGTGCAGGGCAAGTCGCCGCAGTGAATTCGCCTTATGTTGTCGGACAAGCACAGCAACCAACAGCACCCGCAACTGTTACAATTCCTAGCGGCACAAGTCTTCCAGTACGCTACGACCAAGCCGAAAGAATCTTAGTCACGCGCGAAGAAACTGCACCTTTAACGCTGACAGTCGCACAGAACATTATTACGCGCGATGGTACAGTATTGATTCCCGCAGGTAGCCAAGTTGTTGGCGAACTGCGACCAGCGGAAGGAGGATCGCAATTTGTTGCCCGCGAGTTAGTTTTGGCTAGCGGTCGGCGTTATTCGTTTGATGCTACTTCAGAAGTGATTACTCGTACTGAACGCGTGCGTCGCGGCGCGAATGCGGGTCGAATTGTGCGCAATGCGGCTTTAGGTGCTGCTGCTGCTGCTGCCATTTCTGCGGTCACTGGAGACCGCGCGATCGCAACTGAAGAAGTCCTAGGTGGTGCTGGTGTTGGTGCTTTACTCGGTTTATTCTTGGGTCGAGACAGCGTTGACCTTGTTGCGATCGATCCTGAGACCGACTTACAACTGACACTCGGTTCGGATTTAGTGCTAACTCCTGGTACAACACAGCAACAGTAA
- a CDS encoding NAD(P)H dehydrogenase subunit NdhS, whose translation MILPGTAVRVTNPNDTYYRFQGLVQRVSDGKAAVLFEGGNWDKLVTFNLSELEPVETGRKKAK comes from the coding sequence ATGATTCTGCCTGGAACTGCTGTACGCGTCACAAATCCTAACGATACTTACTACCGTTTTCAAGGACTCGTCCAGCGCGTGAGTGATGGTAAAGCTGCGGTGCTGTTTGAGGGAGGTAACTGGGATAAGCTAGTTACTTTCAACCTCTCAGAACTCGAACCTGTAGAGACTGGACGCAAAAAAGCCAAATAA
- a CDS encoding cation:proton antiporter has protein sequence MSFLYVLAVEPASEVLTKEPIVPFVILLIVILVVPIIFERLQLPGLVGLLLAGVLLGPNVLNLFQTEQPTIRLLSNIGLVYLMFVAGLEVDMEQFRQTRNKSLGFGTFTFLVPLIVGTLVGRIFGFGWNASILIGSLFASHTLLAYPIISRLGVINNEAVTVTIGATIFTDIGALLVLAVCVAIHAGEFTALGLTTLLGSLFLYSAAVLIGFDWAGKEFFRRSGDEEGKQFLFVLLAVFLAAVGAQLIGVEKIVGAFLAGLAVNDVVGEGPVKEKVVFVGSVLFIPIFFVDLGLLINIPAFVASISNIWLTLAIVIGLISSKFIAAFLAKLMYRYNWLETLTMWSLSIPQVGATLAATLVGYRAGLLNEGMLNSVIVLMLVTATLGPLLTNRVAVGLMTSTVSVTPDASKPLYLDTTDTEKPLTVVVPVYNPDTEQYLIEMAALIARQAQGRLVPLAIATTRPAHMDAPQLESAMAKADALLDKATALSHDLGVTAESVLRIDDAIALGITRASREQNANLIVMGWGKRTGFRARLFGNVIDSVLWASHCPVAVTRLLESPTKIQRILVPVQNFTPEALRPLRFALLLATAIGAQVTLLNVCDRRIKPSSIAWNKSNIELLLSKLALPQAPVVEVVPHENVAQAITTAAKNYDLVILRSIQRRTSAGGLAISDLTSQLVAQLSGSIVLLGEPQKSNAAVIREQFLQRSNRTKLER, from the coding sequence ATGTCATTCCTTTACGTCCTTGCAGTGGAACCGGCTTCCGAAGTTCTCACAAAAGAGCCAATCGTTCCTTTTGTGATTTTACTAATAGTCATTCTTGTCGTACCGATTATATTTGAACGGCTGCAACTACCGGGTTTGGTTGGGTTGCTGCTAGCGGGAGTTTTACTTGGACCTAATGTTTTAAACTTATTTCAAACTGAACAGCCAACAATTAGATTACTATCCAACATTGGTTTAGTTTACCTCATGTTTGTCGCTGGACTGGAAGTGGACATGGAACAGTTCCGGCAAACGCGTAACAAATCATTGGGGTTTGGGACTTTTACATTCTTAGTACCGCTGATTGTCGGAACACTCGTTGGGCGAATTTTTGGCTTTGGCTGGAACGCATCAATCTTAATTGGTTCGCTATTTGCTTCGCATACGCTGCTGGCGTATCCAATTATTAGCCGCTTGGGAGTCATTAACAACGAAGCAGTTACGGTTACTATTGGTGCCACAATTTTTACAGATATCGGCGCACTTTTAGTATTAGCTGTTTGCGTAGCGATCCATGCTGGAGAGTTTACTGCACTGGGTTTGACGACTTTACTAGGGTCATTATTTCTGTATTCGGCTGCGGTTTTAATCGGCTTTGATTGGGCAGGAAAAGAGTTTTTCCGGCGATCGGGTGATGAGGAGGGAAAGCAATTTCTCTTTGTTTTGCTGGCGGTATTTCTAGCAGCAGTGGGCGCGCAGTTGATTGGGGTAGAAAAAATTGTTGGCGCGTTTCTAGCAGGATTAGCCGTTAATGACGTTGTTGGGGAAGGACCTGTTAAAGAGAAAGTTGTTTTTGTTGGTAGTGTACTGTTTATTCCGATTTTTTTTGTAGATTTAGGTTTATTGATTAATATTCCAGCGTTTGTTGCCAGTATTAGTAATATTTGGCTAACGCTGGCAATTGTTATTGGTTTAATTAGCAGCAAATTCATCGCCGCGTTTCTCGCCAAGTTGATGTATCGCTACAACTGGCTAGAAACACTAACAATGTGGTCTTTGTCGATACCGCAGGTAGGAGCCACCTTAGCAGCTACACTGGTAGGCTATCGCGCCGGATTGCTCAATGAAGGTATGTTGAATAGCGTTATTGTCTTAATGCTCGTAACGGCTACTTTAGGGCCACTGCTAACGAATCGAGTAGCTGTCGGTTTGATGACGTCTACTGTGAGTGTCACTCCAGACGCATCAAAACCATTGTATTTGGATACGACAGACACCGAAAAGCCTCTAACTGTAGTCGTTCCGGTCTATAATCCTGATACGGAGCAATATTTGATTGAAATGGCGGCGTTAATTGCACGCCAAGCACAAGGGCGGCTTGTTCCACTGGCAATTGCTACTACTAGACCTGCACATATGGATGCACCGCAGTTGGAAAGTGCTATGGCAAAAGCTGATGCACTGTTGGATAAAGCGACTGCACTCAGCCACGACTTAGGAGTAACTGCCGAATCTGTACTACGTATTGACGATGCGATCGCGCTTGGTATTACGCGTGCTAGCCGCGAACAAAACGCTAATTTGATTGTCATGGGCTGGGGTAAACGCACGGGCTTTCGCGCGCGCTTGTTTGGCAATGTGATTGATAGTGTATTGTGGGCGTCGCATTGTCCGGTTGCGGTAACGCGCCTGCTCGAATCTCCCACCAAAATTCAACGCATTCTTGTCCCTGTGCAAAACTTTACGCCAGAAGCCTTGCGACCGTTGCGTTTTGCCTTATTGCTGGCTACAGCAATTGGAGCGCAGGTCACTTTGTTAAACGTCTGCGATCGCCGTATCAAACCAAGTAGCATTGCGTGGAACAAATCAAATATCGAGTTACTGTTGTCTAAACTTGCTTTACCGCAAGCTCCTGTTGTTGAAGTTGTCCCTCACGAAAATGTCGCACAAGCGATTACCACCGCAGCTAAAAATTATGATTTAGTTATCTTGCGCTCGATTCAACGTCGCACGAGTGCGGGCGGCTTAGCTATTAGTGACTTGACATCGCAGTTAGTCGCGCAACTTTCAGGGTCGATTGTCCTACTCGGAGAACCACAAAAAAGTAATGCTGCTGTGATTCGAGAGCAATTTCTCCAACGCTCCAACCGTACAAAGTTAGAAAGATAG